CCCGTAGAACGCGAGCGAGCGGTCGTAGTCGCTGCAGTTCACGTTGACGTGTACGAGTCCAGTGACGGCCATGGACTCATCGCCTCTCGGTGAAGAAGTCGGCGCGCGGAGTGAAGGACGAGTCGTAGACCGGCTCGCGCAGGTCGACGCGGTACTTGTGGTTGTCGGCGCCGACGATGCCCACGCGGAACAGCGTGTCGCGCATGTTCAAGTAGTTCGGGTGCTTGAAGTGCGCGGCGAGGCAGGCCTCGTCCTGCCAGCACTCGTAGACGCAGATGCGATGAGACAGGCAAGGGTCGGGCGCGAAGACGTACGCGAGACAGCCCGGCTCCTCGTCGCGCGTCTTGGTCTGCAGCTCGCGCGCGACCTCGAGCGCGGCCTCGCGCCGGCTCGCGTCGGCAAAATCGATCGTGCCCGCGATGATGATCATCTTCGACATGCTATTTCCCCGCCAGGCGCGCGACCACCGGCGCGAACGGCTCGAGCGCGCTGTCTCCCACCGTGACGTAGCTGATCCCAAACTGTGCGCGGCGGCGCTCGAGCTCGTCGCACACCGCGTCGACGCTGCCGAACAGGCCGTGCGGATGGCGCAGCATCTCGTCCTGTGTGAGTCCCAACGCCTGGCCCATGCCCGCCGCAATCTTCTCCGCGCCCGGCTGCACGAACGTGAAGTACGCGCCGATCTCGAGCTCGAGCGACGCGAAGCGACTACCCGCCGCGGCTCGGATCCAGCCGATCTTCTCGTGCGTCGCCTCGGCAGTGCTCGAGCGCACGCCGTCGCGCCCGATCACGCCCGAGCGGTTGTTGAAGTTGAGGCTCACGATGTCCGCCTCGCGCGCCGCCAGCGAGAGCACGCGCCTTCCGCCGCCGCCCACCATCAGCGGCGGAAACGGCCGCTTCGGCGCGCCCGCGAAGCCGGTGAGTCGTATGTTCTTCCCCGAGACGTCGACCTCGTCACCGGAGAAGAGCGCGCGGAAGGCGCGGATCGTCTCCTCGAGCCGCGCGATGCGTGCGCCGGGTGGGTCGAGCACGATGCCGAGTGACTCGTACTCGGCTGCGAGCCAACCTGCGCCCAGGCCGAGCTCGAGGCGCCCGTCGGAGAGCAGGTCGATCGTCGCGGCCTGCTTCGCCAGCACGGCGGGGTGCTGGTAGTCGATGCAGAACACGCGGCAGCCAACCTTGAGTGACGTCGTCGCGTCGGCCGCGGCCATCATCGCGGGCACGGCGGCGAGCTCCTGGATCGGATGGCTGCTCTTCGCGATCGCGGGACCGGGGCCCAGGACGTGGTCGGCGAGGTGCAGCGCGGAGTAGCCCAGCGCCTCGGCGCGGCGGGCGCGCTCACGCCACTCTTTGCCCGAAGTGGCGCTGAACGACTGCACGGCGAAGCGGAACGGTCGGAGCATGGTCCCTCTCAGCGCGGCGGCAGCCCTCGGCGCGTGCGCTCGCGGTTCATGCGCTCTGCGTCGCTCGAGAGGCGGGCACCCAGGTCCTTCTCCTCGATCGAGCCCGACAGGTGCGCGTTCGCCTTCCTCGCGTTGTACATGATCTTCTTCTCGGGCGTGATCGCGAGGATCGTGCGCAGCGGTGAGTCGAGCAGCGAGTAGAAGAACTTCTCGCCCTCGGCGCTGGCCGGGAAGAGCTTCTGCGAGAGCGCGCGGTAGAACCAGTCCTTGGTCTCGTCGTCGTCGAAGAAGCTGGCGCGGCCTTTGAGCGTGAGCGCGCCGCGCGGCAGCGAGTGAGGTGCTCCCGGCGGATAGCCGGCGCTGCTCACGTTGACCGAGACGCGGTCGTCGCGGCGGATCGCCTGCGC
The sequence above is drawn from the Myxococcota bacterium genome and encodes:
- a CDS encoding antibiotic biosynthesis monooxygenase, with protein sequence MIIIAGTIDFADASRREAALEVARELQTKTRDEEPGCLAYVFAPDPCLSHRICVYECWQDEACLAAHFKHPNYLNMRDTLFRVGIVGADNHKYRVDLREPVYDSSFTPRADFFTERR
- a CDS encoding pyridoxamine 5'-phosphate oxidase family protein, with the translated sequence MARAHDHEIVSIYPFSDEEVDALLTHSNECVLMWATKDGWPVGVTHAYVWRDGKIWLTFAAHRHRAQAIRRDDRVSVNVSSAGYPPGAPHSLPRGALTLKGRASFFDDDETKDWFYRALSQKLFPASAEGEKFFYSLLDSPLRTILAITPEKKIMYNARKANAHLSGSIEEKDLGARLSSDAERMNRERTRRGLPPR
- a CDS encoding TIGR03621 family F420-dependent LLM class oxidoreductase; protein product: MLRPFRFAVQSFSATSGKEWRERARRAEALGYSALHLADHVLGPGPAIAKSSHPIQELAAVPAMMAAADATTSLKVGCRVFCIDYQHPAVLAKQAATIDLLSDGRLELGLGAGWLAAEYESLGIVLDPPGARIARLEETIRAFRALFSGDEVDVSGKNIRLTGFAGAPKRPFPPLMVGGGGRRVLSLAAREADIVSLNFNNRSGVIGRDGVRSSTAEATHEKIGWIRAAAGSRFASLELEIGAYFTFVQPGAEKIAAGMGQALGLTQDEMLRHPHGLFGSVDAVCDELERRRAQFGISYVTVGDSALEPFAPVVARLAGK